From a region of the Armatimonadota bacterium genome:
- a CDS encoding isochorismatase family protein has protein sequence MERGALIIVDLQNDFCPGGALPVPGGHDIVSVVNALSLRFQEAGRPVIATQDWHPADHVSFQTRGGPWPVHCVQGTPGADLHPLLRREPITHLVRKAYRRDEEAYSGFQGTGLAELLRALGVEEVYVCGLAMDVCVNFTALDAARAGFRTTILEDATRPVFPEQLEEKRRAWQEAGVVVRRAQDLLGAPVGG, from the coding sequence ATGGAGCGCGGCGCGCTCATCATCGTGGATCTCCAGAACGACTTCTGCCCAGGCGGAGCGCTCCCCGTGCCGGGAGGGCACGACATCGTGTCCGTGGTGAACGCGCTCTCCCTGCGCTTCCAGGAGGCGGGACGACCCGTGATCGCCACGCAGGACTGGCACCCCGCGGACCACGTCTCCTTCCAGACCCGGGGAGGCCCTTGGCCCGTGCACTGCGTGCAGGGGACCCCGGGCGCGGACCTGCATCCGCTCCTGCGTCGGGAGCCCATCACGCACCTCGTCCGGAAGGCGTACCGTCGGGACGAGGAAGCCTACTCGGGCTTCCAGGGGACGGGGCTTGCGGAGCTGCTGCGGGCCCTGGGGGTGGAGGAGGTGTACGTCTGCGGCCTTGCCATGGACGTGTGCGTGAACTTCACCGCCCTGGATGCGGCGCGGGCCGGATTCCGCACCACCATCCTCGAGGACGCCACCCGGCCCGTGTTCCCCGAGCAGCTGGAGGAGAAGCGCCGGGCATGGCAGGAGGCCGGGGTGGTGGTCCGGAGGGCCCAGGACCTGCTGGGGGCTCCGGTGGGGGGATAG
- a CDS encoding DUF72 domain-containing protein, which produces MEEIRVGCCGLPRGLAEYARTFPVVEIQQTFYHPPLPGTAARWRTQVPEEFEFTLKAWQLITHPPSSPTYRRLRQPIPPGAEDRYGFFAPTEEVRQAWQRTRETAEVLRARIVVFQCPARFTPDPPHLRNLRSFFTQVDRGGIRCAWEPRGNWPAELVAQLCQELDLLHCVDPFVTPPVYGQPRYFRLHGRGGYRYRYTDEDLRALRDMCSGAAYVLFNNVHMWEDALRFRALLQTP; this is translated from the coding sequence ATGGAGGAGATCCGGGTCGGCTGCTGCGGGCTCCCGCGCGGCCTTGCGGAGTATGCCCGCACCTTCCCGGTGGTGGAGATCCAGCAGACCTTCTACCATCCCCCGCTTCCGGGGACCGCGGCCCGATGGCGGACACAGGTCCCTGAGGAATTCGAGTTCACCCTGAAGGCATGGCAACTGATCACCCACCCGCCCTCCAGCCCCACGTACCGGCGCCTGCGCCAGCCGATTCCGCCCGGAGCGGAGGACCGGTACGGGTTCTTCGCGCCCACGGAGGAGGTCCGGCAGGCCTGGCAGCGAACCCGGGAGACCGCGGAGGTGCTCCGGGCGCGGATCGTGGTCTTCCAGTGCCCGGCCCGGTTCACGCCTGACCCGCCGCACCTCCGAAACCTCCGCTCCTTCTTCACCCAGGTGGACCGCGGGGGGATCCGGTGCGCGTGGGAGCCCAGAGGGAACTGGCCCGCGGAGCTGGTGGCGCAGCTGTGTCAGGAGCTGGACCTCCTCCACTGCGTGGACCCCTTCGTCACCCCTCCCGTGTACGGGCAACCCAGGTACTTCCGGCTCCACGGCCGCGGGGGATACCGCTACCGGTACACGGACGAGGATCTCCGGGCCCTCCGGGACATGTGCTCAGGAGCCGCATACGTGCTGTTCAACAACGTGCACATGTGGGAGGACGCCCTCCGGTTCCGGGCCCTCCTGCAGACCCCGTGA
- the ruvB gene encoding Holliday junction branch migration DNA helicase RuvB, translated as MSRERFTSASLPPEDTTFLRSLRPRTLDECVGQSRVREGLRIAIQAARDRGEVLDHILLHGPPGLGKTTLAHVIAAEMHANLVQTSGPALERGGDLMGILTNLEEGDILFIDEIHRLTRAVEELLYPAMEDFCVHFVLDRGVHARTLRYRLRPFTLIGATTRAGMLSAPLRERFGIFFHLDFYTPEELAQVVRRSARILGVEIAQEGAMEIARRSRGTPRIANRLLRRVRDFAQVRSDGRITQEVAAEALAFEGVDELGLDALDRDFLRVIAEVYGGGPVGIEAIAASLQEEPDTLVEVVEPYLLKIGFLVRTPAGRRITPAACAHLGISLRRSGELF; from the coding sequence GTGAGTCGGGAGCGGTTCACGAGCGCTTCCTTGCCTCCGGAGGACACGACCTTTCTGCGCTCCCTCCGGCCCCGCACCCTCGACGAGTGCGTGGGGCAGTCCCGGGTACGGGAGGGTCTGCGCATCGCCATCCAGGCCGCCCGGGATCGAGGGGAGGTCCTGGACCACATCCTCCTGCATGGCCCTCCCGGTCTCGGGAAAACCACCCTGGCCCACGTGATCGCCGCGGAAATGCACGCGAACCTCGTGCAGACCTCCGGACCGGCCCTGGAGCGGGGCGGAGACCTCATGGGCATCCTCACGAACCTGGAGGAGGGGGATATCCTCTTCATCGACGAGATCCACCGGCTGACCCGGGCGGTGGAGGAACTCCTGTACCCTGCCATGGAGGACTTCTGCGTGCACTTCGTGCTCGACCGCGGCGTGCACGCCCGTACCCTCCGGTACCGGCTGCGTCCCTTCACCCTCATCGGCGCCACCACCCGGGCGGGAATGCTGAGCGCCCCCCTGCGGGAGCGGTTCGGGATCTTCTTCCACCTGGACTTCTACACCCCGGAGGAGCTGGCTCAGGTGGTGCGGAGGTCGGCCCGGATCCTGGGGGTGGAGATCGCGCAGGAAGGAGCCATGGAGATCGCCCGCCGTTCACGGGGCACGCCCCGGATCGCCAACCGCCTGCTGCGGCGCGTGCGGGACTTCGCGCAGGTGCGCTCAGACGGCCGGATTACCCAGGAGGTGGCCGCGGAGGCCCTGGCCTTCGAGGGGGTGGACGAGCTGGGCCTGGATGCCCTGGATCGGGATTTCCTGCGGGTCATCGCGGAGGTGTACGGGGGAGGGCCCGTGGGGATCGAGGCCATCGCCGCCTCCCTCCAGGAGGAACCCGACACCCTGGTGGAGGTGGTGGAACCCTATCTCCTCAAGATCGGCTTCCTCGTGCGCACCCCCGCGGGCCGCCGCATCACGCCCGCCGCCTGTGCGCACCTGGGAATCTCCCTCCGGAGGAGCGGGGAGCTCTTCTGA
- the ruvA gene encoding Holliday junction branch migration protein RuvA — translation MISYLRGKVLHRMEGGVVVECGGVGYEVVLPAYLADAGIREGEEVALYISYQASPNQPKPFLVGFRTWVEREFFERFITVDGLGPARAVRAMARPVHEIADAIERRDVGFLKRLPGLGARTAEKVVAALHGKMGKFALLRPEIPRTPVEVDFREEVLEILIKQLGHRPGEARRMVEEALRRNPAVRSAEELFQEVYRAQREARS, via the coding sequence GTGATCAGCTACCTGCGGGGGAAGGTCCTGCACCGGATGGAGGGGGGAGTGGTGGTGGAGTGCGGGGGCGTGGGGTACGAGGTGGTGCTCCCCGCCTATCTCGCGGACGCGGGGATCCGGGAAGGAGAGGAGGTGGCCCTGTACATCTCGTACCAGGCGAGCCCGAACCAACCCAAACCCTTCCTGGTGGGATTCCGCACCTGGGTGGAGCGGGAGTTCTTCGAGCGGTTCATCACCGTGGACGGCCTCGGCCCGGCCCGGGCGGTGAGGGCCATGGCCCGTCCCGTGCACGAGATCGCGGACGCCATCGAACGGCGCGACGTGGGCTTTCTCAAACGGCTTCCGGGCCTGGGAGCCCGCACCGCGGAGAAGGTGGTGGCGGCCCTCCACGGGAAGATGGGGAAGTTCGCCCTGCTGCGCCCGGAGATCCCGAGGACGCCCGTGGAGGTGGACTTCCGGGAGGAGGTGCTGGAGATCCTCATCAAGCAGCTCGGACACCGGCCCGGGGAGGCCCGGCGCATGGTGGAGGAAGCCCTCCGCCGTAACCCCGCGGTCCGAAGCGCGGAGGAGCTCTTCCAGGAGGTGTACCGGGCGCAGCGGGAGGCTCGGTCGTGA
- a CDS encoding crossover junction endodeoxyribonuclease RuvC: protein MIVVGFDPGLRATGYAVVRAEGTASVLVEAGVIRTRLEGSLEARLGEIYADARALMEETRPDMAVLEDAFSHLRFPHAGIRIGHVQGVLFLAAAHAGVRVVSLPPAEVKRAITGNGRAPKAQVQAAVCARLGVEGNLPHHAADALALALALLGRVGEGGP, encoded by the coding sequence ATGATCGTGGTGGGGTTCGATCCGGGTTTACGGGCCACGGGGTACGCGGTGGTCCGGGCAGAGGGAACGGCCTCCGTGCTGGTGGAAGCCGGGGTGATCCGCACGCGGTTGGAGGGATCCCTGGAGGCGCGTCTGGGGGAGATCTACGCGGACGCCCGCGCCCTGATGGAGGAGACCCGGCCGGACATGGCGGTCCTGGAGGATGCCTTCAGCCATCTCCGGTTCCCGCATGCGGGGATCCGCATCGGACACGTGCAGGGGGTGTTGTTCCTGGCGGCCGCACACGCGGGAGTCCGGGTCGTCTCCCTCCCGCCCGCGGAGGTGAAGCGGGCCATCACGGGAAACGGCCGGGCTCCGAAAGCCCAGGTGCAGGCCGCCGTGTGCGCCCGGCTGGGGGTTGAGGGAAACCTCCCGCATCACGCCGCGGATGCCCTGGCCCTGGCCCTGGCGCTGTTGGGGAGGGTGGGGGAGGGGGGACCGTGA
- a CDS encoding YebC/PmpR family DNA-binding transcriptional regulator produces the protein MAGHSRWHNIRIKKEKMDRVRGKLFSKLTREIIVAAREGGGNPDANPRLRSAIERAREAGMPNENIQRAITRGAGAGGGEHYEEVTYEGYGPGGVAILVRAATDNRNRTAAEIRSVFHRLGGSMAEAGAVAWMFDRKGVIQVDRGRISEDDLLLVALEAGAEDVRPDDGVYEVITAPEDLNRVREALTRAGIEIGRAEITLLPRSTVPVHGPEAERVLRLLEALEDLDDVQQVYANFDIPEEILQRVG, from the coding sequence ATGGCGGGACACTCCAGGTGGCACAACATCCGGATCAAGAAGGAGAAGATGGACCGCGTGCGCGGTAAGCTCTTCAGCAAGCTCACGCGGGAGATCATCGTGGCCGCCCGCGAGGGAGGCGGTAACCCGGACGCCAACCCGCGGCTGCGCAGCGCCATCGAGCGGGCCCGGGAGGCCGGAATGCCCAACGAGAACATCCAGCGGGCCATCACCCGGGGCGCCGGAGCCGGAGGTGGGGAGCACTACGAGGAGGTGACCTACGAGGGGTACGGGCCGGGTGGGGTGGCCATCCTGGTCCGGGCCGCAACGGACAACCGCAACCGCACCGCCGCGGAGATCCGCTCCGTCTTCCACCGCTTGGGGGGGAGCATGGCGGAGGCAGGCGCCGTGGCCTGGATGTTCGACCGGAAGGGCGTGATCCAGGTAGATCGAGGCCGGATCTCTGAGGACGACCTCCTGCTGGTCGCCCTCGAGGCAGGAGCGGAGGACGTGCGGCCGGACGACGGAGTCTACGAGGTGATCACGGCCCCCGAGGACCTCAACCGGGTTCGGGAAGCCCTCACCCGGGCCGGCATCGAGATCGGCCGGGCGGAGATCACCCTCCTTCCCAGGTCCACGGTCCCCGTGCATGGCCCGGAGGCCGAGCGCGTCCTGAGGCTCCTGGAGGCCCTGGAGGACCTGGACGACGTCCAACAGGTTTACGCGAACTTCGACATCCCCGAGGAGATCCTCCAGCGGGTGGGCTAA
- a CDS encoding penicillin-binding protein 1A, translated as MKGHGRSSRRRPRGRARWVVVGSALLASLSVASLAGVAALLLAARASLPDVSVLYHPPSQATRIYAANGELIASLYRENRVYVPLSAIPRVLQQAVIAIEDERFYRHRGVDAIGVARALWVNLTRNRILEGGSTITQQLARTLFLTPERTLTRKLHEMLLALEMERHLTKDEILERYLNQVYFGNGAYGVEMAAQVYFNRRVGELGLPEASLLAGLIQAPSRYDPFRNFPAAKRRQEQVLRKMVEVGFLSEEQAQAALRAPLGLRRTPVNAGLVGIRAPYFVSYLLPFLLQRYGEERVYRGGLRVYTTLDVRLQELAQRIIAQGIAEARGSRVSQGALVALDPRTGHIKAMVGGVDFHRSQFNRAWQARRQPGSAFKPFIYVTALEHGASPEDILRDEPVRYRVPGFGEWQPKNYDRTYWGPLSLRRAVEHSRNVPAVRVLAELGPQAVIETARRMGIQSDLRPNLSLALGTSEVTVLEMASAYGTLAANGVHAQPMAIIRVTDAAGRVLDEFSPERRLALRPEVAYTMTDILRGVILRGTGRAADIGRPAAGKTGTTDDYRNAWFVGYTPDLVAAVWVGNDDNTPMRGVVGGTVPARLWARFMREALVNRPPVDFPRPEGVPAPGEPGPAGRTGPEEGSGHVVKLHAPAAGDSVSSPFEVAGKTTPGSRVRVVVTLEGGATPVLLRDEWLSAGPDGTFRLTVGSPLGFLGARYVITVTAWSPGGAQATAGVTVTER; from the coding sequence ATGAAGGGCCATGGCCGGTCCTCCCGAAGGCGGCCTCGGGGGAGAGCCCGATGGGTGGTGGTGGGTTCGGCCCTGCTCGCGAGTCTCTCCGTGGCGTCCCTCGCGGGGGTGGCCGCCCTGCTCCTGGCGGCTCGGGCCTCCCTCCCGGATGTCTCCGTCCTTTACCACCCGCCAAGCCAGGCCACCCGCATCTACGCGGCCAACGGGGAGCTCATCGCGAGCCTTTACCGCGAGAACCGCGTCTACGTGCCCCTCTCCGCCATCCCCCGGGTCCTGCAGCAGGCGGTGATCGCCATCGAGGACGAGCGGTTCTACCGGCACCGTGGCGTGGACGCCATCGGGGTGGCGCGGGCCCTCTGGGTGAACCTCACCCGGAACCGGATCCTGGAGGGGGGGAGCACCATCACCCAGCAGTTGGCCCGCACCCTGTTCCTGACCCCCGAGCGCACCCTGACCCGGAAGCTGCACGAGATGCTGCTCGCCCTGGAGATGGAGCGCCACCTCACCAAGGACGAGATCCTGGAGCGCTACCTGAACCAGGTGTACTTCGGGAACGGCGCCTACGGGGTGGAGATGGCGGCCCAGGTGTACTTCAACCGGAGGGTGGGAGAACTCGGTCTACCAGAGGCGAGCTTGCTGGCCGGGCTGATCCAGGCCCCCTCCCGCTACGATCCTTTCCGGAACTTCCCAGCCGCCAAACGCCGGCAGGAGCAGGTGCTGCGCAAGATGGTGGAGGTGGGCTTCCTCTCCGAGGAGCAAGCGCAGGCCGCCCTGCGGGCTCCCCTGGGGCTTCGCCGGACCCCGGTCAACGCAGGCCTGGTGGGAATCCGCGCCCCGTACTTCGTCTCCTATCTCCTCCCCTTTCTCCTCCAGAGGTACGGGGAGGAACGGGTGTACCGGGGGGGTCTGCGGGTCTACACCACCCTGGACGTGCGCCTCCAGGAGCTGGCCCAGCGGATCATCGCGCAGGGCATCGCGGAAGCCCGGGGAAGCAGGGTCTCCCAGGGAGCCCTTGTTGCCTTGGATCCGCGTACCGGCCACATCAAGGCCATGGTGGGCGGCGTGGACTTTCACCGGTCGCAGTTCAACCGGGCTTGGCAGGCGCGCCGTCAGCCCGGAAGCGCCTTCAAGCCCTTCATTTACGTGACCGCCCTGGAACATGGGGCCTCCCCGGAGGACATCCTCCGGGATGAGCCCGTCCGCTACCGCGTCCCGGGATTCGGAGAGTGGCAGCCGAAGAACTACGACCGGACATACTGGGGTCCCCTCTCCCTCCGTCGGGCGGTGGAGCACTCCCGGAACGTGCCCGCGGTCCGGGTGCTGGCGGAGTTGGGACCGCAGGCGGTGATCGAGACCGCCCGCCGCATGGGGATCCAGAGCGACCTCCGACCCAACCTCTCCCTCGCCTTGGGCACCTCGGAGGTCACGGTGCTGGAGATGGCCTCCGCCTACGGCACCCTGGCGGCCAACGGCGTTCACGCCCAGCCCATGGCCATCATCCGGGTGACGGACGCCGCGGGCCGCGTGCTGGACGAGTTCAGCCCGGAGCGCCGTCTCGCTCTCCGACCGGAGGTGGCGTACACCATGACGGACATCCTCCGGGGGGTGATCCTCCGGGGAACCGGACGCGCCGCGGACATCGGACGTCCGGCCGCGGGGAAGACCGGGACCACGGACGACTACCGCAACGCCTGGTTCGTGGGCTACACCCCGGATCTCGTGGCGGCGGTGTGGGTGGGCAACGACGACAACACCCCCATGCGCGGGGTGGTGGGAGGGACCGTCCCCGCCCGCCTGTGGGCCCGGTTCATGAGGGAGGCCCTCGTCAACCGGCCTCCGGTGGACTTCCCGCGTCCCGAAGGGGTCCCCGCCCCTGGGGAGCCGGGCCCCGCGGGCCGGACGGGCCCGGAGGAGGGGTCGGGGCACGTGGTCAAACTCCACGCCCCAGCGGCAGGGGATTCCGTCTCCTCCCCCTTCGAGGTGGCGGGGAAGACCACGCCCGGAAGCCGGGTGCGGGTTGTCGTCACCCTGGAAGGGGGGGCCACGCCCGTGCTCCTCCGGGATGAGTGGCTCTCGGCAGGACCGGACGGGACCTTTCGCCTCACCGTGGGCTCTCCCCTGGGGTTTCTGGGAGCCCGGTACGTGATCACGGTGACCGCCTGGAGCCCGGGGGGTGCCCAGGCCACCGCCGGGGTCACGGTCACGGAGCGGTAG
- a CDS encoding glycosidase: MNPSAAQLVTLNAPRLERHPENPILQPTTHWWECRWVFNPGAAVHRGRVHLLYRAQGEDWISRFGLAILEEDGVRVAYRSPLPVFEPDVNNPWERLGVEDPRITRIADQYYVCYTAASLYPALKPRTYRRPSPFGDTGVPWRTRIAIATTRDFRNFRRRGIAFGQWENKNGALFPTRFEGRYLLLHRIFPDIHLGSSKDLRHWHNYGPLLRPRPGMWDSNRVGAGGPPLRTPYGWLLIYHGVDENRVYRLGAALLDLHNPRRVLGRSTEPILEPEEPYEREGLVPNVVFTCGAVFYRGRLMVYYGGADRVVAVASVPTGRILTWAREVALRAQRDGRV; this comes from the coding sequence ATGAATCCTTCTGCCGCGCAGCTGGTCACCCTGAACGCTCCTCGCCTGGAGCGTCATCCTGAGAACCCCATCCTCCAGCCCACCACCCACTGGTGGGAGTGCCGGTGGGTGTTCAACCCCGGGGCCGCGGTCCACCGGGGGCGGGTGCACCTCCTGTACCGGGCCCAGGGGGAGGACTGGATCTCCCGGTTCGGGCTGGCCATCTTGGAGGAGGATGGGGTCCGGGTCGCGTACCGGAGCCCCCTTCCAGTGTTCGAGCCGGACGTGAACAACCCCTGGGAACGGCTGGGGGTAGAGGATCCCCGGATCACCCGCATCGCGGATCAGTACTACGTGTGCTACACCGCCGCGAGCCTCTACCCGGCCCTCAAGCCCAGAACTTACCGGCGGCCGAGCCCCTTTGGGGACACTGGGGTACCGTGGCGTACCCGGATCGCCATCGCCACCACCCGGGACTTCCGGAACTTCCGGCGACGGGGAATCGCCTTCGGGCAGTGGGAGAACAAGAACGGCGCCCTCTTCCCCACCCGGTTCGAGGGCCGGTACCTGCTGCTCCACCGGATCTTCCCGGACATCCACCTGGGATCGAGCAAGGACCTACGCCACTGGCACAACTACGGGCCCCTCCTCCGACCCCGGCCCGGTATGTGGGACAGCAACCGGGTAGGCGCAGGAGGCCCACCCCTCCGGACCCCGTACGGGTGGCTTCTGATCTACCACGGGGTGGACGAAAACCGGGTCTACCGGCTCGGCGCGGCCCTCCTGGATCTTCACAACCCCCGACGGGTTCTGGGCCGTTCCACGGAACCCATCCTGGAACCCGAGGAGCCGTACGAGCGGGAGGGACTGGTGCCCAACGTGGTCTTCACCTGCGGAGCGGTGTTCTACCGAGGCCGGCTCATGGTCTATTACGGGGGTGCGGACCGGGTGGTGGCTGTGGCCTCCGTCCCCACGGGGAGGATCCTGACCTGGGCTCGGGAGGTGGCCCTTCGCGCTCAGCGGGACGGCCGGGTCTAA
- a CDS encoding glycosyltransferase family 4 protein: MRVAVLAPIAWRCPPRHYGGWEQATSTLVEGLVRAGVEVTLFATGDSLTRARLESVVPRPLMEDPELRRAARGYEILHAVRCLEQAEAFDLVHNHAGSFVVSYTPFVPRPVVTTLHGSGAEPDSAVLYRSFRHLPYIAVSHAERRLLPELRYVATIHHGVEVERFPFSDTPGDFLLFVGRIARVKGVHTAIALARRTRIPLVIGGIVPPEEEAYFAQEVEPYLDGDLVRFIGPVTAQERNRLSCQALAFLHLVEYEEAFGLTMIEAMACGLPVIGTRRGAVPEVVAHGRTGFVVEDLEGAVEAVGRVRELSREACRAWVEERFSARRMVQDHLRAYERVLREGR; this comes from the coding sequence ATGCGGGTGGCCGTCCTCGCGCCCATCGCCTGGCGGTGCCCGCCCCGGCACTACGGGGGGTGGGAGCAGGCCACCAGCACCCTGGTGGAGGGATTGGTCCGGGCCGGGGTGGAGGTCACGCTGTTCGCCACCGGGGACTCCCTCACGCGGGCGAGACTGGAGAGCGTCGTCCCCCGTCCCCTTATGGAGGATCCCGAGCTCCGGCGGGCCGCGCGGGGGTATGAGATCCTGCACGCGGTGCGGTGTCTGGAGCAGGCGGAGGCCTTTGACCTCGTGCACAACCACGCGGGCTCCTTCGTGGTCTCGTACACGCCCTTCGTGCCGAGACCCGTGGTGACCACCCTCCACGGCTCAGGCGCGGAACCCGACAGCGCGGTCCTCTACCGGTCCTTCCGCCACCTTCCCTACATCGCCGTCAGCCACGCGGAGCGCCGTCTCCTCCCGGAGCTCCGCTACGTGGCCACCATCCACCACGGGGTGGAGGTGGAGCGCTTCCCCTTCAGCGACACCCCGGGCGACTTCCTGCTCTTCGTGGGACGGATCGCCCGGGTGAAGGGGGTGCACACCGCCATCGCCCTCGCGCGGCGAACCCGGATCCCCCTGGTCATCGGGGGGATCGTGCCGCCGGAGGAAGAGGCCTACTTCGCGCAGGAGGTAGAGCCCTACCTGGACGGGGACCTCGTTCGGTTCATCGGCCCCGTAACCGCCCAGGAGCGCAACCGGCTCAGCTGCCAGGCCCTGGCCTTTCTGCACTTGGTGGAATACGAGGAGGCCTTCGGGCTCACCATGATCGAGGCCATGGCATGCGGCCTCCCGGTGATCGGCACCCGACGGGGCGCGGTCCCGGAAGTCGTGGCCCACGGCCGCACGGGCTTCGTGGTGGAGGACCTGGAAGGGGCTGTGGAGGCGGTCGGGCGGGTCCGGGAGCTCTCCCGGGAGGCCTGCCGCGCGTGGGTGGAGGAACGGTTCAGCGCCCGACGGATGGTGCAGGACCACCTCCGGGCCTACGAGCGGGTCCTGCGGGAAGGGCGCTGA
- a CDS encoding glycosyl transferase codes for MGRTERTTLVAVRWVHLRRLTDAFGLIQFARGKRPDRGSGYTADDNARGLVVAARIGQVELGRIYLDFLARSLRPDGWFHNLWDGDGRPLACEVSEDCQGRCVWALGETIVSPLPDPLRRAAQTLFGRSLFTVRSLRTCRGRANALLGLLAAGVEDAAEEVGQALYRQMRDTPEDWPWPEPVLTYELGRVPLALLRAAHLRGEWAHAALRTLDFLLEVVMEDGIVVPVGNRGWYPRGGRKARWDQQPVDPGALVEACMEAWRWTGRPWYREAALRAWGWFLGENLLGVPLVDEDGACRDGLGPGGPNENCGAEACLAYLLAALSLQA; via the coding sequence ATGGGCCGGACGGAGCGGACCACGCTCGTAGCGGTCCGGTGGGTTCACCTGAGACGCCTCACGGACGCCTTCGGGCTCATCCAGTTCGCCCGGGGCAAGCGGCCGGACCGAGGGAGCGGCTACACCGCGGACGACAACGCGCGGGGCCTGGTGGTGGCGGCCCGGATCGGCCAGGTGGAGCTGGGCCGGATCTATCTGGACTTCCTGGCCCGTAGCCTGCGGCCCGACGGGTGGTTCCACAACCTGTGGGATGGGGATGGTCGTCCGCTCGCCTGTGAGGTCTCGGAGGACTGCCAGGGCCGGTGCGTGTGGGCCCTGGGCGAGACCATCGTTTCGCCCCTGCCGGACCCCCTGCGACGGGCGGCGCAGACGCTGTTCGGGCGATCTCTGTTCACCGTCCGGAGCCTCCGCACCTGTCGCGGTCGGGCCAATGCCCTGCTGGGCCTGCTGGCTGCGGGGGTTGAGGATGCGGCGGAGGAAGTCGGTCAAGCCCTCTACCGGCAGATGCGGGACACCCCGGAGGACTGGCCGTGGCCGGAGCCGGTGCTCACGTACGAGCTGGGTCGGGTTCCCCTGGCCCTGCTGCGGGCGGCCCACCTCCGCGGGGAGTGGGCCCATGCGGCCCTGCGTACCCTGGACTTCCTCCTGGAGGTGGTGATGGAGGACGGGATCGTGGTCCCGGTCGGGAACCGAGGGTGGTATCCGCGGGGAGGACGCAAGGCCCGCTGGGATCAGCAGCCGGTGGATCCCGGGGCATTGGTGGAGGCATGTATGGAGGCGTGGCGGTGGACGGGACGTCCGTGGTATCGGGAGGCCGCGCTCCGTGCATGGGGATGGTTCCTGGGGGAGAACCTCCTGGGGGTGCCTCTCGTGGATGAGGACGGAGCCTGCCGGGACGGCCTCGGCCCCGGAGGCCCCAACGAGAACTGCGGAGCCGAGGCGTGCCTCGCCTATCTCCTGGCCGCCCTGAGCCTGCAGGCCTAG
- a CDS encoding glycosyltransferase family 4 protein, translating into MRNARENQDRLNVVILSTYPPRECGIATFSRDLARGLRELGVCPRVVAMNDENGPYRYGPEVMGEIRENCREDYRSAALRLNRERVDVVNIQHEFGIFGGEWGEDLLELLDHLERPVVTTLHTVLSNPPARARQIIRTLCRRSAAVVVLSPSAVDLLEERYGVSRSRVRMIWHGVPAVERVPRSEAKARLGLEDRWVLTTFGLVSPGKGIEDVLDALPSVARVFPNVLYLVLGETHPNLRRREGEWYRNMLVERVQRLGIGDLVRFENRYMGDEELIGYLQATDVYLTPYLNPEQIVSGTLSWALACGCAVVSTPYRYAQDVLGDGRGVLVPFRSPAAIAAAVTDLLSDPDRRERIGERTWRFAQQMRWSVVAQAYAALFQEVARQVQVEAAV; encoded by the coding sequence GTGCGCAACGCGCGGGAGAATCAAGACCGTCTGAACGTCGTCATCCTCTCCACCTATCCTCCCCGGGAGTGCGGGATCGCCACCTTCAGCCGGGACCTCGCCCGCGGGCTGCGGGAGCTGGGGGTGTGCCCCAGGGTGGTGGCCATGAACGATGAGAACGGGCCGTACCGGTACGGCCCGGAGGTGATGGGGGAGATCCGGGAGAACTGCCGGGAGGACTACCGCTCCGCGGCGTTGCGTCTCAACCGGGAGCGGGTGGACGTGGTGAACATCCAGCACGAGTTCGGGATCTTCGGGGGAGAGTGGGGGGAGGACCTGCTGGAGCTCCTGGATCATCTGGAGCGTCCCGTGGTGACCACCCTTCACACGGTGCTCTCGAATCCGCCGGCCAGGGCCCGACAGATCATCCGGACCCTTTGCCGCCGCTCCGCGGCCGTGGTGGTCCTGAGCCCCTCCGCGGTGGATCTCCTCGAGGAGCGATACGGGGTGTCCCGCAGTCGGGTGCGCATGATCTGGCACGGAGTCCCCGCGGTGGAGAGGGTTCCCCGGTCGGAGGCGAAGGCGCGGCTGGGTCTGGAGGATCGGTGGGTACTCACCACCTTCGGGTTGGTGAGCCCCGGCAAAGGCATCGAGGACGTTCTGGACGCCCTGCCTTCCGTGGCCCGGGTCTTCCCGAACGTGCTGTACCTGGTGCTGGGGGAAACCCACCCGAACCTGCGGCGCCGGGAGGGGGAGTGGTACCGGAACATGCTGGTGGAGCGGGTGCAGCGCCTGGGGATCGGGGACCTGGTGCGGTTCGAGAACCGCTACATGGGAGACGAGGAGCTCATCGGGTATCTTCAGGCCACGGACGTCTACCTCACTCCCTATCTCAACCCCGAGCAGATCGTGAGCGGCACCCTCTCCTGGGCGCTGGCGTGCGGGTGCGCGGTGGTGAGCACCCCGTACCGTTACGCGCAGGACGTGCTCGGGGACGGCCGCGGGGTTCTCGTGCCCTTCCGGTCGCCTGCCGCCATCGCGGCCGCGGTGACCGACCTCCTCTCGGATCCGGACCGGCGGGAGCGGATCGGGGAGCGGACCTGGCGGTTCGCCCAGCAGATGCGCTGGTCCGTGGTGGCTCAAGCGTACGCGGCCCTCTTCCAGGAAGTCGCGCGGCAGGTGCAGGTGGAGGCGGCGGTGTAG